From the Pseudomonas sp. VD-NE ins genome, the window CGGTACGGTCCAGTTTGCGCATGAGACAAAACCACCTGTTTTTTATGTTTATGCAGAATTTCTATCTGCAAATCATCTCCAACGCAACGAAACAGAGATAAATATTCTTCTTGCCCGGGCCTATGATTGTTGTAGGACAAGATTTCTTCTACCGAAGAATGACTGCCAGCTCACTACAAGAAATTCACAAGATCGAGCGTAGAAGCCATGACCCAAGCGTATGAACCGCTGCGTCTGCACGTCCCTGAACCCTCGGGCCGTCCAGGCTGCAAAACCGATTTTTCCTATCTGCATCTGACCGATGCCGGTACGGTGCGCAAACCTCCCATCGACGTCGAACCTGCCGACACCGCCGACCTGGCGCGTGGGCTGATTCGCGTGCTCGACGATCAGGGCAATGCCCTCGGCCCTTGGGCTGAAAACGTGCCGGTCGAGATCCTGCGAAAAGGCATGCGCGCGATGCTCAAGACGCGCATCTACGACAACCGCATGGTCGTCGCCCAGCGTCAGAAAAAAATGTCGTTTTACATGCAAAGCCTTGGCGAAGAAGCCATCGGCAGTGCTCAGGCGTTGGCCTTGAACATCGACGACATGTGCTTCCCGACCTACCGCCAGCAAAGCATCCTGATGGCCCGCGACGTGCCGCTGGTCGACCTGATCTGCCAACTGCTGTCCAACGAGCGCGATCCGCTCAAGGGCCGTCAGTTGCCAATCATGTACTCGGTCAAGGACGCCGGTTTCTTCACCATCTCCGGCAACCTTGCGACCCAGTTCATTCAGGGCGTGGGCTGGGGCATGGCCTCGGCGATCAAGGGTGATACCAAAATCGCTTCGGCGTGGATCGGTGACGGCGCCACCGCCGAATCGGACTTCCACACCGCCCTCACCTTCGCTCACGTTTATCGCGCGCCAGTGATCCTCAACGTGGTGAATAACCAGTGGGCGATCTCGACCTTCCAGGCCATCGCCGGTGGTGAAGCCACCACTTTCGCCGGACGCGGCGTCGGTTGCGGCATCGCCTCGCTGCGCGTGGATGGCAACGACTTCTACGCTGTGTATGCGGCATCTGCCTGGGCTGCCGAACGCGCCCGCCGCAACCTCGGCCCGACCATGATCGAATGGGTCACCTACCGTGCGGGCCCGCACTCGACCTCCGACGATCCGTCGAAATATCGCCCGGCCGATGACTGGAGTCACTTCCCGCTCGGCGACCCGATCGCCCGTCTCAAACAGCACTTGATCAAGGTCGGCCACTGGTCGGAGGAAGAACACACCGCCGTCAGCGCCGAGCTTGAAGCCGAAGTGATTGCCGCGCAGAAACAGGCCGAACAGTACGGCACCCTCGCCGGCGGCCAGATTCCAAGCGCCGCGACCATGTTCGAAGACGTCTACAAAGAGATGCCGGAGCACTTGAAGCGCCAGCGTCAGCAGTTGGGGATCTGACATGAACGATCACAACAACAATATTCAGTTGGAAACCGCCATGACCACGACCACCATGACCATGATCCAGGCCCTGCGCTCGGCCATGGATGTGATGCTTGAGCGTGATGACAATGTCGTCGTGTTCGGTCAGGACGTCGGTTACTTCGGCGGCGTGTTCCGTTGCACCGAAGGCTTGCAGACCAAGTACGGCACTTCGCGCGTATTCGACGCACCGATCTCGGAAAGCGGCATCGTCGGCGTGGCCGTCGGCATGGGCGCTTACGGTTTGCGTCCGGTCGCCGAAATTCAGTTCGCCGACTACGTCTACCCGGCCTCTGACCAGATCATTTCCGAAGCGGCGCGCCTGCGCTATCGCTCGGCCGGCGAGTTCACCGCACCGATGACCCTGCGCATGCCTTGCGGCGGCGGCATCTACGGCGGCCAGACTCACAGCCAGAGCATCGAGGCGATGTTCACTCAGGTGTGCGGCTTGCGCACCGTGATGCCGTCCAACCCGTATGACGCCAAAGGCCTGCTGATCGCCTCCATCGAAAACGATGACCCGGTGATCTTCCTTGAGCCGAAACGCCTGTACAACGGCCCGTTCGACGGCCACCACGACCGCCCGGTAACGCCGTGGTCGAAACACCCGCAAGCCCAGGTCCCGGACGGTTACTACACCGTGCCGCTGGACGTTGCTGCGATTACCCGTCCGGGCAAGGACGTGACCGTGCTGACTTACGGCACCACCGTGTACGTGTCGCAAGTTGCTGCCGAAGAATCCGGCGTTGATGCTGAAGTCATCGACCTGCGCAGCCTGTGGCCGCTGGACCTGGAAACCATCGTCAAATCGGTGAAGAAAACCGGCCGTTGCGTGGTGGTACACGAAGCCACCCGCACCTGCGGTTTCGGCGCCGAACTGGTGTCGCTGGTGCAAGAGCATTGCTTCCATCACCTGGAAGCGCCGATCGAACGCGTCACCGGTTGGGACACTCCCTACCCGCACGCGCAGGAGTGGGCGTATTTCCCAGGGCCGTCCCGAGTGGGCGCGGCGTTGAAACGGGTCATGGAGGTCTGAATGGGCACGCACGTTATCAAGATGCCGGACATCGGCGAAGGCATCGCAGAAGTAGAACTGTCGCAGTGGCACGTCAAGGTCGGCGATCTGGTCGTTGAAGATCAGGTGCTGGCGGATGTGATGACCGACAAGGCGATGGTTGATATTCCATCGCCGGTACACGGCAAGGTGATTGCACTTGGTGGTCAGCCGGGTGAAGTGATGGCGGTTGGCAGTGTGCTGATCAGCATCGAGGTTGAGGGTGCCGGTAACTTGAAAGAGTCCGCCGCACCCGCGCCCGTTAAAGAGGCGCCGGTAGCACCGAAAGCTGAAGCGGTTCTTGAGAGCAAACCTGCTCCAGCCGCCCCGCGTTCGGCTGCCGTTTGCCAAGGCCCGATGGTTGCTCGCGAAGCAGACGAACGTCCTCTCGCCTCGCCGGCCGTGCGCAAACATGCGCTGGATCTGGGGATTCAATTGCGTCTGGTGCGCGGTTCCGGCCCGGCCGGTCGTGTGTTGCACGAAGACCTTGAATCCTACCTGGCGCAAGGTCAGTCGAACGCTTCAGCGCCGGTTGCTGCCGCGTACGCCCAGCGCAACGACGAAGAACATATTCAAGTCATCGGCATGCGCCGCAAGATCGCTCAGCGCATGCAGGACGCTACCCAGCGTGCCGCACACTTCAGTTATGTCGAGGAAGTCGACGTCACCGCGATTGAAGAACTGCGCGCGCATCTGAATGAAAAACATGGTGCCAGCCGTGGCAAGTTGACCTTGCTGCCGTTCCTCGTTCGCGCCTTGGTCGTCGCTCTGCGCGAATTCCCGCAGATGAACGCCCGTTACGATGACGAAGCCCAGGTCATCACCCGCCTCGGCGCGGTGCATGTCGGGGTCGCCACGCAGAGCGATGTCGGCCTGATGGTACCGGTGGTGCGTCACGCCGAGGCGCGCAGCCTGTGGGACAGCGCCACGGAAATCTCCCGTTTGGCTAACGCAGCACGCAATGGCAAGGCCAGCCGCGATGAACTGTCCGGCTCGACCATCACCCTGACCAGCCTCGGTGCACTGGGCGGCATCGTCAGTACGCCGGTGCTGAATCTGCCGGAAGTAGCGATCGTCGGCGTGAACAAAATTGTTGAACGGCCGATGGTCGTCAAAGGCCAGGTGGTGATCCGCAAGATGATGAACCTCTCCAGCTCGTTCGATCACCGCGTGGTCGACGGCATGGACGCGGCACTCTTTATCCAGGCCATTCGCGGCTTGATCGAACAACCTGCCACTTTGTTTGTGGAGTAAGGCGCGCATGCAATCTCTGAACACTACGCTGCTGATCATCGGCGGCGGCCCCGGTGGTTATGTAACGGCGATCCGCGCCGGGCAACTGGGCATCCCGACGATTCTGGTCGAAGGCCAATCGCTGGGCGGCACCTGCCTGAACATCGGCTGTATTCCGTCGAAAGCGCTGATTCACGTGGCTGAACAGTTTCACCAGACCCGGCACCACAGCCAGCATTCGGCGCTGGGCATCAGCGTTGCCACACCAACCCTCGACATCAACAAAAGCGTCGAGTGGAAGGACGGCATCGTTGATCGCCTGACCACCGGCGTCGCGGCGCTGCTGAAGAAGAACAAGGTTCAGGTCATCAATGGCTGGGCCAAGGTCATCGACGGCAAAACCGTCGACGTCGGCGACACGCGCATCCAGTGCGAGCACTTGGTGCTGGCCACCGGTTCGACCAGCGTCAATCTGCCGATCCTGCCGATTGGCGGGCCGATCATCTCCTCCACCGAAGCACTGGCACCGACATCCGTGCCGAAACGTCTGGTGGTGGTGGGCGGTGGCTATATCGGCCTGGAACTGGGCATTGCTTATCGCAAGCTTGGCGCCGACGTCAGTGTGGTCGAGGCGCAGGATCGCATCCTGCCGGCCTACGACGCCGAACTGACGCAACCGGTGCACGACGCACTGAAGCAATTGGGCGTGAAGCTGTACCTCAAGCACAGCGTGCTGGGTTTCGACGGCACGTTGCAGGTACGCGATCCCGAGGGCGAAACCCTCAACCTGGAAACCGATCAGGTGCTGGTCGCCGTCGGTCGCAAACCGAACACCCAGGGCTGGAACCTCGAAGCGCTGAATCTGGACATGAACGGTTCGGCGATCAAAATCGACAGCCGCTGCCAGACCAGCATGCGTAACGTCTACGCGATTGGCGATTTGAGCGGCGAACCGATGCTGGCCCACCGCGCCATGGCTCAAGGCGAAATGGTTGCCGAGCTGATCAGCGGCAAAACCCGCGAATTCAGTCCGACAGCGATTGCTGCGGTGTGCTTCACCGACCCGGAACTGGTGGTGGTCGGCAAGACCCCGGACGAGGCCAAGGCTGCGGGTCTGGACTGCATTGTTTCGAGTTTCCCGTTTGCCGCCAATGGTCGGGCGATGACGCTGGAGTCGAAAAGCGGCTTCGTGCGCGTGGTCGCTCGTCGGGATAACCATGTGATTGTCGGCTGGCAAGCGGTGGGCGTTGGCGTGTCGGAATTGTCGACAGCGTTTGCGCAAAGCCTGGAAATGGGCGCGCGGCTGGAGGACATCGGCGGCACCATTCATGCGCATCCGACCCTGGGTGAAGCGGTGCAGGAAGCAGCGTTGCGTGCCCTCGGCCATGCGCTGCACCTGTAAGTGGTAGTGGCAACACCGGCCCCTTCGCGAGCAGGCTCGCTCCCACATTTGAAATGCGTTCCACCTGTGGGAGCGACGGTGCGACGATTCGACCTGCTCGCGAATTCTTGAGGGCAACACGATTTATCTGTGTGTCATCCGATAGTCCGGGCTGCGAAACCGCTCAAGAATGAAGTATTGTTGTGCCCATCCAAAAAACGTCAGAAGCCTTGAACCGTTTCGACGGTTGTTCAGTGATAGAGGGTGTCATGGGTAACGAAAGCATCAATTGGGACAAGCTGGGTTTTGATTACATCAAGACCGACAAACGCTATCTGTCGTACTTTCGCGATGGCGAGTGGGACAAAGGCACCCTGACCGAAGATAACGTGCTGCACATCAGCGAAGGCTCGACTGCCCTTCACTATGGCCAGCAGTGCTTCGAAGGCATGAAGGCCTA encodes:
- the lpdA gene encoding dihydrolipoyl dehydrogenase, coding for MQSLNTTLLIIGGGPGGYVTAIRAGQLGIPTILVEGQSLGGTCLNIGCIPSKALIHVAEQFHQTRHHSQHSALGISVATPTLDINKSVEWKDGIVDRLTTGVAALLKKNKVQVINGWAKVIDGKTVDVGDTRIQCEHLVLATGSTSVNLPILPIGGPIISSTEALAPTSVPKRLVVVGGGYIGLELGIAYRKLGADVSVVEAQDRILPAYDAELTQPVHDALKQLGVKLYLKHSVLGFDGTLQVRDPEGETLNLETDQVLVAVGRKPNTQGWNLEALNLDMNGSAIKIDSRCQTSMRNVYAIGDLSGEPMLAHRAMAQGEMVAELISGKTREFSPTAIAAVCFTDPELVVVGKTPDEAKAAGLDCIVSSFPFAANGRAMTLESKSGFVRVVARRDNHVIVGWQAVGVGVSELSTAFAQSLEMGARLEDIGGTIHAHPTLGEAVQEAALRALGHALHL
- a CDS encoding dihydrolipoamide acetyltransferase family protein, yielding MGTHVIKMPDIGEGIAEVELSQWHVKVGDLVVEDQVLADVMTDKAMVDIPSPVHGKVIALGGQPGEVMAVGSVLISIEVEGAGNLKESAAPAPVKEAPVAPKAEAVLESKPAPAAPRSAAVCQGPMVAREADERPLASPAVRKHALDLGIQLRLVRGSGPAGRVLHEDLESYLAQGQSNASAPVAAAYAQRNDEEHIQVIGMRRKIAQRMQDATQRAAHFSYVEEVDVTAIEELRAHLNEKHGASRGKLTLLPFLVRALVVALREFPQMNARYDDEAQVITRLGAVHVGVATQSDVGLMVPVVRHAEARSLWDSATEISRLANAARNGKASRDELSGSTITLTSLGALGGIVSTPVLNLPEVAIVGVNKIVERPMVVKGQVVIRKMMNLSSSFDHRVVDGMDAALFIQAIRGLIEQPATLFVE
- a CDS encoding 3-methyl-2-oxobutanoate dehydrogenase (2-methylpropanoyl-transferring) subunit alpha — protein: MTQAYEPLRLHVPEPSGRPGCKTDFSYLHLTDAGTVRKPPIDVEPADTADLARGLIRVLDDQGNALGPWAENVPVEILRKGMRAMLKTRIYDNRMVVAQRQKKMSFYMQSLGEEAIGSAQALALNIDDMCFPTYRQQSILMARDVPLVDLICQLLSNERDPLKGRQLPIMYSVKDAGFFTISGNLATQFIQGVGWGMASAIKGDTKIASAWIGDGATAESDFHTALTFAHVYRAPVILNVVNNQWAISTFQAIAGGEATTFAGRGVGCGIASLRVDGNDFYAVYAASAWAAERARRNLGPTMIEWVTYRAGPHSTSDDPSKYRPADDWSHFPLGDPIARLKQHLIKVGHWSEEEHTAVSAELEAEVIAAQKQAEQYGTLAGGQIPSAATMFEDVYKEMPEHLKRQRQQLGI
- a CDS encoding alpha-ketoacid dehydrogenase subunit beta; translated protein: MNDHNNNIQLETAMTTTTMTMIQALRSAMDVMLERDDNVVVFGQDVGYFGGVFRCTEGLQTKYGTSRVFDAPISESGIVGVAVGMGAYGLRPVAEIQFADYVYPASDQIISEAARLRYRSAGEFTAPMTLRMPCGGGIYGGQTHSQSIEAMFTQVCGLRTVMPSNPYDAKGLLIASIENDDPVIFLEPKRLYNGPFDGHHDRPVTPWSKHPQAQVPDGYYTVPLDVAAITRPGKDVTVLTYGTTVYVSQVAAEESGVDAEVIDLRSLWPLDLETIVKSVKKTGRCVVVHEATRTCGFGAELVSLVQEHCFHHLEAPIERVTGWDTPYPHAQEWAYFPGPSRVGAALKRVMEV